A part of Paraliobacillus zengyii genomic DNA contains:
- a CDS encoding M24 family metallopeptidase — MQERLKAVTAWMNDENIDVTFLNSTENVYYLSNFYTDPHERLMGIFLFKNGQPLFVLPAMEVGQLKSAGWDYEIIGYSDHEDPWEFIKNAVQTKELPTVETVAFEKEVLTYGRSQAFLELFSQVQVVSAEDKLNEMRVVKDENEIAVMRQAAKMADFGVQVGVDALVEGISEMEVLAKIEFELKKKGIREMSFSTMVLFGEKSGDPHGNPGDRTLKAGDMVLFDLGVVLDGYCSDITRTVAYKSVTDKKKEIYQTVLKAEQASLAISKPGNRVGDLDQVARDIITASGYGDYFPHRIGHGLGINVHEFPSMSHLNDGILKAGMVYTIEPGIYLPGLGGVRIEDDVLITADGCETLTNYPKELQIIS; from the coding sequence ATGCAGGAGAGATTAAAAGCAGTAACAGCTTGGATGAACGATGAAAATATTGACGTTACTTTTTTAAATTCAACGGAAAATGTTTATTACTTATCTAATTTCTACACCGATCCGCATGAACGGCTAATGGGGATTTTCTTATTTAAGAATGGACAGCCCTTATTTGTCTTACCTGCAATGGAGGTCGGACAATTGAAAAGTGCCGGTTGGGATTATGAGATTATTGGCTATTCCGATCATGAGGATCCGTGGGAGTTCATTAAAAACGCTGTCCAAACAAAAGAGCTTCCAACAGTTGAAACAGTTGCGTTTGAAAAGGAAGTACTCACTTATGGTCGTAGTCAAGCATTCTTGGAGTTATTTTCTCAGGTGCAAGTAGTTTCTGCTGAAGATAAGTTAAATGAAATGCGTGTAGTAAAAGACGAGAATGAAATTGCTGTGATGCGACAGGCTGCAAAAATGGCTGACTTTGGTGTGCAAGTAGGTGTGGATGCACTTGTCGAGGGTATTAGTGAAATGGAAGTTTTAGCGAAAATTGAATTTGAACTCAAGAAAAAAGGGATTCGTGAAATGTCATTTTCAACGATGGTTCTTTTTGGAGAGAAATCTGGTGATCCGCATGGCAATCCGGGTGATCGGACATTAAAAGCTGGTGATATGGTATTGTTCGATCTAGGTGTTGTACTAGACGGATATTGTTCCGATATAACGCGGACAGTTGCTTATAAATCAGTCACTGATAAGAAAAAAGAAATCTATCAAACTGTTTTAAAGGCGGAGCAAGCATCACTAGCTATCAGTAAGCCTGGTAATCGTGTTGGAGATTTAGACCAAGTTGCGCGAGATATCATCACTGCATCTGGCTATGGAGACTACTTTCCACATCGTATCGGACATGGCTTAGGAATAAACGTGCACGAGTTTCCGTCCATGAGTCATTTAAATGATGGCATATTAAAAGCTGGAATGGTCTATACAATCGAACCAGGAATCTACCTTCCAGGACTAGGTGGCGTGCGTATTGAAGATGATGTGCTTATTACAGCAGATGGCTGTGAAACGTTAACGAACTATCCAAAAGAGCTACAAATTATATCTTAA